One Pochonia chlamydosporia 170 chromosome 5, whole genome shotgun sequence DNA segment encodes these proteins:
- a CDS encoding protein phosphatase PP2A regulatory subunit B (similar to Aspergillus terreus NIH2624 XP_001216366.1): protein MVDSEVNSPTWKFTQCFGDKGDVEDITEADIISTVEFDHTGNYLATGDKGGRVVLFERNETKKSCEYKFHTEFQSHEPEFDYLKSLEIEEKINKIKWCRRQNASHYLLSTNDKTIKLWKVFEKSLKVVAENNLSHDLTPANAAGGGGASRPMATTQHFRNAADLKLPRLTHHDTVVAAVPRRTYANAHAYHINSISVNSDGETFISSDDLRINLWNLNIQDQSFNIVDIKPANMEELTEVITAAEFHPQSCNWFMYASSKGTIKLADMRESALCDQHAKLFEQEEDPSSRSFFSEIISSISDVRFSYDGRYILSRDYLTVKIWDINMERQPVKTIPIHEHLRPRLCDTYENDSIFDKFEVVFSGDAKNVMTGSYNNNFMIYPSDPDKEVEVVLQADKSAFKAKKVGVPTPINSSTSPTTNGGKKNGSRAGSPAGGAQRMRKETDADQIDFNKKILHMSWHPFEDSIAIAATNNLFVFSAL from the exons ATGGTAGACAGCGAAGTGAATTCCCCCACGTGGAAGTTCACACA ATGCTTTGGTGATAAAGGCGACGTTGAGGATATTACGGAAG CTGATATAATTTCGACTGTCGAATTTGATCATACCGGTAACTATCTTGCCACGGGTGACAAAGGTGGCCGAGTGGTCTTGTTCGAGCGCAACGAAACG AAGAAGTCTTGCGAGTATAAGTTCCACACCGAGTTTCAATCACACGAGCCAGAGTTCGATTATCTGAAGTCTCTCGAAATCGAGGAGAAGATCAATAAAATAAAATGGTGCCGCCGTCAAAACGCATCCCACTACCTCCTATCCACAAACGACAAAACTATCAAGCTTTGGAAAGTCTTTGAGAAATCACTCAAGGTTGTTGCCGAGAATAATCTCTCGCACGACCTAACACCAGCCAACGCTGCTGGCGGGGGAGGCGCCTCTCGTCCCATGGCCACGACCCAGCACTTCCGAAACGCAGCAGATTTGAAATTGCCGCGTCTAACACACCATGATACCGTTGTTGCCGCGGTTCCTCGACGCACGTATGCGAATGCTCATGCCTatcacatcaacagcataTCGGTCAATAGTGATGGGGAAACGTTTATTAGCAGTGATGATTTGAGAATTAACCTTTGGAATCTAAACATACAAGATCAAAGTTTTAATATTGTTGATATCAAACCTGCCAATATGGAGGAGTTGACGGAGGTCATCACAGCTGCTGAGTTCCATCCCCAGAGTTGTAATTGGTTCATGTATGCCAGCTCCAAAGGCACCATCAAACTGGCGGATATGCGGGAAAGCGCACTATGCGACCAACATGCAAAGC TctttgaacaagaagaagacccGTCCTCCAGGTCATTCTTTTCGGAGATTATCTCATCCATTTCAGACGTTCGCTTTTCTTATGACGGTCGATACATACTGTCACGCGACTATCTCACAGTGAAAATCTGGGACATCAATATGGAACGGCAGCCTGTCAAGACAATACCTATTCATGAACACTTACGACCGAGGCTTTGCGACACCTATGAAAACGACAGCATATTTGACAAATTTGAAGTTGTCTTCTCTGGTGATGCGAAGAATGTCATGACAGGCAGCTATAACAACAATTTCATGATATATCCCTCGGACCCCGACAAAGAAGTTGAGGTTGTTCTACAGGCAGACAAGTCAGCTTTCAAGGCGAAAAAAGTAGGAGTTCCCACACCAATTAACTCCTCAACCAGCCCGACGACAAACGgagggaagaagaatggATCTAGAGCTGGTAGCCCTGCGGGTGGCGCTCAGCGCATGAGAAAGGAAACAGATGCGGACCAGATTGATTTCAACAAGAAAATTTTGCACATGAGCTGGCATCCCTTCGAAGACAGCATTGCTATAGCGGCAACGAACAAC TTGTTCGTATTCTCGGCCCTGTAA
- a CDS encoding DNA mismatch repair protein Msh5 (similar to Metarhizium acridum CQMa 102 XP_007810915.1) has product MDAAPIGTHQQKDGIRLHGVPRHASEVTMAIDLLDNGTMGCAFFDSRDDSLQLAEDVPLASVEVSKQFVTHAWPTSLLVSSRAPSQLLNYLQESWRSPQSGVRTLSSSAFSAPAAIERLSTWVTDQQPSMLSELGVALEPGASQPSQNDEETPPSACSWLDTGERITYMAVSGRNCNVSLGCASAVFSEIRRRALMTHNSSPELWSVRITSIKIFNLASYVVIEPGALQALQIIEPDLHPNSHYWGGSRQSQDEKQSLSIYGLFQNLAHTTQGRTKLHNIILRPVSDMAIIETRQRAISLLLRPQNADQATLRNFAAQALKLRDLVNDLSSDCDGGFIRTTSLMFDRGSLMAVGELINNTLDFERSELSGRPTVRPGHDETLDRLRRDYDGMSNLLEEVVKRTIHAAPQWAATYIKSCVFLPQLGFLIAVEFDPASEKGKYTGDDRDDDYWQQNFIADGLAHYKNEDMRYLDEQFGDVYCEIADREVDILHILSQKVLEYREALSSASDACGDIDAILALALAAEKYKWKIPEVTAEIGTLEIVKGRHPLQELVVSSFVPNGCHLDGQRPGQDRLACMLLTGPNHSGKSVFLKQVGLIVYLAHIGSFVPAESAKIGITDRILTRMSTPESVCRQESAFAIDLKQLQSMMKHSTPRSLLLVDEFGKGTNSDDGAGLLVSFLEYLQTLPDAPRSVVATHLHDIVDCHRFPREAGFHLCFMEILKGRQEDAITSHITYLFKLRDGSSSDSLGCHCATLNGVPDAVVERARVISLLLGRNEDIKVPCAKLSADEELHLQVAERVARRFLEENFHNAQNEKIRLHQGIRDALQSVLSLC; this is encoded by the exons ATGGATGCAGCTCCCATTGGGACACATCAACAAAAGGATGGCATTCGACTCCACGGCGTACCGCGACATGCCTCAGAGGTTACCATGGCAATTGATCTTCTCGACAATGGAACTATGGGTTGTGCGTTCTTCGATAGCAGGGATGATTCTTTGCAATTAGCAGAGGACGTTCCTCTGGCCAGTGTGGAAGTATCAAAGCAGTTTGTAACTCATGCATGGCCGACGTCACTGTTAGTTTCAAGTAGAGCTCCTTCTCAACTTTTGAACTACTTGCAGGAAA GCTGGCGATCGCCTCAGAGCGGTGTCCGAACATTATCATCGTCAGCATTCTCAGCACCTGCGGCCATAGAAAGGCTTTCGACTTGGGTAACTGACCAACAGCCATCCATGTTGTCGGAACTTGGGGTCGCGCTTGAACCGGGGGCTTCCCAGCCCTCGCAAAACGACGAGGAAACACCACCATCTGCCTGCAGCTGGCTAGACACCGGCGAGAGAATTACGTACATGGCTGTCTCCGGGCGCAATTGCAATGTTTCT CTCGGCTGTGCCAGCGCCGTTTTCTCAGAAATTCGTCGCAGAGCACTGATGACACACAACTCATCGCCCGAGTTATGGTCAGTTCGCATTACATCTATTAAGATTTTCAATCTGGCAAGTTACGTTGTAATAGAGCCAGGGGCCCTGCAGGCGTTGCAAATTATTGAGCCTGATCTTCATCCTAACAGTCACTATTGGGGAGGAAGCAGACAAAGCCAGGATGAGAAGCAGAGCCTCTCCATATATGGGCTCTTCCAAAACTTGGCCCATACTACCCAAGGAAGAACGAAGCTGCATAACATCATACTTCGTCCAGTCTCGGACATGGCGATTATAGAAACCCGCCAGCGGGCCATCTCTTTGCTTCTCCGTCCGCAAAATGCGGACCAG GCGACACTTCGAAACTTTGCAGCTCAGGCTTTGAAACTCCGCGACCTAGTCAACGATCTGAGTAGTGACTGTGATGGTGGTTTCATCCGTACA ACAAGTCTAATGTTTGACCGTGGCTcgttgatggctgttggcgAGCTGATCAATAACACCTTGGACTTCGAGCGCTCCGAGCTTAGCGGCCGACCAACAGTCAGGCCCGGTCATGATGAAACTCTGGATAGATTGAGAAGAGACTACGATGGGATGAGTAACCTTTTAGAAGAAGTAGTAAAACGAACTATACATGCAGCGCCCCAATGGGCGGCTACCTATATCAAGTCATGCGTCTTCCTGCCACAACTTGGTTTTCTCATTGCTGTCGAGTTCGATCCAGCATCCGAGAAAGGAAAATATACTGGGGATGACCGTGACGATGACTACTGGCAGCAGAACTTTATCGCCGACGGTCTGGCTCACTACAAAAATGAGGATATGCGTTACCTCGATGAACAATTCGGGGATGTTTACTGTGAAATAGCAG ACAGAGAGGTCGATATTCTTCACATCCTCTCCCAAAAAGTGTTAGAGTACAGGGAGGCATTATCATCCGCCTCGGACGCATGTGGCGATattgatgccattcttgCCCTAGCTCTTGCTGCAGAAAAATATAAATGGAAAATACCAGAAGTCACAGCCGAAATCGGAACACTTGAAATTGTAAAAGGGCGACATCCACTGCAAGAACTAGTTGTTTCATCGTTTGTTCCTAACGGTTGCCATCTGGATGGTCAGAGGCCGGGTCAAGACCGGTTGGCATGCATGCTCCTCACCGGGCCTAATCATTCGGGCAAGAGCGTGTTCTTGAAGCAAGTAGGGCTAATCGTATATCTTGCCCATATAGGCAGTTTTGTTCCCGCTGAGTCTGCCAAGATTGGTATCACTGACCGGATACTGACCAGAATGTCAACTCCGGAGAGTGTTTGCAGGCAAGAGAGCGCCTTTGCCATCGACTTAAAGCAGCTGCAGTCTATGATGAAGCATTCAACACCGCGAAGTCTCTTACTAGTTGATGAATTCGGGAAGGGAACCAATTCAGATGATGGCGCTGGGCTTCTTGTGTCCTTTTTGGAATACTTGCAGACGCTCCCAGACGCCCCGAGAAGTGTGGTTGCAACCCATCTTCACGACATTGTGGATTGCCACCGTTTCCCCCGAGAGGCAGGGTTCCATTTGTGTTTCATGGAGATACTCAAGGGCCGACAAGAGGATGCAATCACCAGCCACATAACATATCTATTTAAGCTTCGTGATGGCTCTAGCTCAGACAGCTTGGGGTGCCACTGTGCGACCCTGAATGGAGTGCCAGACGCTGTCGTAGAGCGCGCTAGAGTCATATCGTTGCTACTTGGTCGAAATGAAGACATCAAAGTCCCTTGCGCCAAATTATCTGCAGATGAAGAGTTACATCTACAGGTTGCCGAGAGGGTGGCTCGAAGATTCTTGGAAGAAAACTTCCACAACGCACAGAACGAGAAAATACGCCTTCATCAGGGCATTCGTGATGCATTACAAAGTGTACTCTCATTGTgttaa
- a CDS encoding high mobility group, HMG1/HMG2 (similar to Metarhizium robertsii ARSEF 23 XP_007816437.1): protein MTAPKPLTTGGDPLIKTALSILADQYVGEYINPASYAKRSVEERRDKAEKDGGKITRPLNSYMLYRKAYQQIARRVLSNDQQQFASQIVGISWNEYESPAVKAEFKTLAKIDHQMHHKAFPDYKYTPTQGRNSRGSATESKKLSSSMERRLCRRTGGKAGAHVSSGKKVMRSGNTDALGQHSSGEGNVNFNWWHQEMPSFTAPLMHHSGPQERYEQCLMPDSTYFGAQYSDVLDDNTFNHLPRQAVQLAASPPEGLNLDSCIDPSLFTRFENINVSQSGTRYMEWQPQGALGAPMNHDFHSTTPDMGMRQQTDPAYEGQEEWSVQHSDDRRNTFGWHTIGENRNG, encoded by the coding sequence ATGACGGCACCAAAGCCCTTGACTACAGGCGGTGATCCTTTAATCAAGACAGCGCTTTCCATCCTCGCAGACCAGTATGTAGGCGAATACATCAACCCTGCATCATATGCCAAACGTTCGGTTGAAGAACGCAGAGATAAGGCAGAGAAAGACGGGGGGAAAATCACACGACCATTGAATTCATATATGCTGTATCGCAAAGCATATCAGCAAATTGCTCGGCGGGTACTCAGCAATGACCAACAACAGTTTGCTTCGCAAATTGTTGGCATATCCTGGAACGAATACGAGTCTCCAGCTGTGAAGGCCGAGTTCAAGACTCTGGCCAAAATCGATCACCAAATGCATCACAAAGCATTTCCAGACTACAAATACACTCCCACCCAAGGCAGAAACTCGAGGGGTAGTGCAACGGAGTCAAAGAAattgtcaagttcaatggAGCGACGACTATGCCGACGGACTGGTGGCAAAGCAGGAGCCCATGTGAGCTCTGGGAAGAAGGTTATGCGCTCGGGCAATACAGACGCGTTGGGGCAACACTCATCTGGTGAAGGCAACGTCAATTtcaactggtggcatcaGGAgatgccaagcttcacgGCTCCATTAATGCACCACAGTGGACCGCAAGAGCGCTATGAACAGTGCTTAATGCCGGATTCCACGTATTTCGGGGCTCAATATTCTGACGTCCTTGATGATAACACTTTCAATCATTTACCAAGGCAGGCAGTACAACTAGCTGCAAGTCCGCCTGAGGGTCTGAACTTGGATTCTTGCATTGACCCGTCACTGTTTACCAGATTCGAGAACATCAACGTATCCCAAAGTGGTACAAGATATATGGAATGGCAGCCCCAAGGGGCACTTGGGGCACCTATGAACCATGACTTTCACTCAACAACGCCAGATATGGGCATGAGACAGCAAACAGATCCGGCATATGAAGGGCAGGAGGAGTGGTCTGTGCAGCACAGTGACGATCGCCGGAATACCTTTGGTTGGCATACTATTGGCGAAAACAGAAACGGATAA
- a CDS encoding PHD-finger domain-containing protein (similar to Colletotrichum fioriniae PJ7 XP_007591670.1): protein MPSRKRIEHPTGSDSGDELSSTLHHIRNMWQFANLCQWIYMFGKAAKIDDAIDIEEMETDCLKPQQPLLSDIALALLKLVSSHRGLTPDVLDDQLRKQFMSKASTQNPFSNAAEHMTFSGLDVFTKIKVLQKLTQWTMIHPERIREKMSEQKDVEQTDWRIEPYGWDRHDRVYYVLDDNRIYRLTEPPRDTTQQKSKRTSQYGARRRMRKRQRVASSSEDEDDSGNNRHTSQPPEDDLVGGSWECIAITLQEARAFVETLVKTRDENEKILRKQLETHLLPILERQEEAMKRREIQRERDLLNLAKMANAKRSSRIADKAEKQKKELEEKEERRQRLAAERAEHQERLAQQKLQQERDFRMFARQRRMKERESRRIRHEAELAHLSEDSKHALEATRISERHLQAEIQRNRQALRDIEQEEEDWIFDCVCGLYGQVDDGTHSVACENCNVWQHSKCLGISEDEADQSEFHFICSSCRRREEEKNKSPKTIIKIKVRPSNASTTTSAEGNAALKVQHDPTTYKQQDRPLLDLPAKVQEDETQHQPVNVDLIEAQHQTTSAQPPTVNLRQVSAALPAAVEPLANASKVESLDTRGLMYGPGSRPISTSDPAAARQDAIGNVQSQTSSQSHLPTWKTKVPDNSGEALGSASPSRSKEWKSSILSFKHNGHSPLLQQSPATVTLAPHTKTTVAFEEAAVERHAQSLHDSLSRSTMSDPHSQGFVQTPTLPTDQHQNG from the exons ATGCCGTCGCGCAAACGGATAGAACACCCGACAGGTAGTGACAGCGGCGATGAGCTGTCGTCTACTCTGCATCATATTCGCAACATGTGGCAATTCGCCAACTTGTGCCAATGGATATACATGTTTGGAAAGGCTGCaaagattgatgatgccatcGATATCGAG GAGATGGAAACGGATTGCCTAAAACCGCAACAACCGCTGCTCTCGGACATAGCACTAGCTTTGCTCAAGCTGGTCTCCTCACATCGTGGACTTAC CCCAGATGTTCTGGATGATCAGCTTCGGAAGCAATTTATGTCCAAAGCATCGACTCAGAACCCTTTTAGTAATGCGGCCGAGCATATGACATTCAGTGGCTTAGATGTCTTTACAAAG ATCAAGGTCCTTCAAAAGCTAACGCAATGGACGATGATACACCCCGAGCGCATTCGGGAGAAGATGTCAGAGCAGAAAGACGTTGAGCAAACCGATTGG CGAATCGAGCCCTACGGGTGGGACAGACACGACCGAGTATACTACGTATTAGACGATAACAGAATATACCGACTGACGGAACCACCAAGGGACACGACGCAGCAGAAATCCAAAAGGACGTCTCAATATGGAGCTCGTCGTCGAATGAGGAAAAGGCAACGTGTAGCATCATCAagtgaagacgaagatgattCCGGCAACAATCGTCACACATCACAGCCTCCCGAAGATGATCTTGTGGGCGGATCCTGGGAATGTATTGCCATAACATtgcaagaagctcgagcTTTCGTGGAAACATTGGTTAAAACGCGTGACGAAAATGAAAAGATTCTACGCAAGCAGCTAGAAACACACTTACTGCCAATCTtagaaaggcaagaagaagccatgAAGCGGAGAGAGATTCAGCGAGAACGAGATCTGCTGAAcctggccaagatggcaaacGCCAAAAGATCGAGTCGAATTGCTGACAAGGCGgaaaagcagaagaaggagttagaggagaaggaggagcggCGTCAAAGATTGGCCGCGGAGAGAGCCGAGCATCAGGAGAGGTTGGCCCAACAGAAGCTCCAGCAAGAACGCGATTTCCGAATGTTTGCTCGGCAACGTCGCATGAAGGAGAGAGAATCTCGCCGCATCCGCCATGAAGCTGAGCTGGCACACCTTTCTGAGGATAGCAAACACGCTCTGGAGGCGACGCGTATTTCTGAGCGGCATCTTCAAGCCGAGATCCAGCGAAATCGACAGGCCCTCAGGgacattgaacaagaagaagaagattggatTTTCGATTGCGTTTGTGGACTCTATGGCCAGGTTGACGATGGCACTCACAGTGTTGCTTGTGAGAATTGCAACGTATGGCAGCACAGCAAATGCTTAGGCATCAGCGAGGACGAAGCAGACCAATCTGAGTTTCACTTCATTTGCTCATCTTGCAGgcgccgagaagaagaaaagaacaagtCACCAAAGACAATCATCAAAATTAAGGTTCGGCCGTCTAatgcctccaccaccacttcAGCAGAAGGGAACGCAGCGTTGAAAGTGCAGCACGACCCAACCACCTATAAGCAGCAAGATCGACCTTTACTCGACCTACCAGCTAAGGTGCAAGAAGATGAAACTCAGCATCAGCCGGTGAATGTGGACCTGATtgaagcacaacatcaaaCAACATCTGCACAGCCTCCTACGGTAAACCTGCGCCAAGTAAGCGCAGCTCTACCAGCCGCAGTTGAACCACTGGCCAACGCTTCAAAAGTGGAATCTCTTGATACACGCGGCTTGATGTATGGACCAGGAAGTCGACCCATTTCGACGTCCGATCCAGCTGCAGCTAGGCAAGACGCCATAGGGAATGTGCAATCTCAAACATCCTCTCAATCCCATTTACCAACTTGGAAGACAAAGGTTCCAGATAATTCGGGCGAGGCTCTTGGTTCGGCGTCACCTTCGAGATCTAAGGAGTGGAAATCCTCGATCTTATCTTTCAAGCACAATGGCCACTCTCCTTTACTACAACAATCACCAGCAACCGTCACGCTAGCACCACACACAAAGACCACCGTGGCATTTGAGGAAGCTGCTGTGGAAAGGCATGCACAGTCTCTGCATGATTCACTGTCACGCTCTACCATGTCAGATCCACACTCGCAAGGCTTTGTACAAACGCCAACGTTGCCAAcagaccaacaccaaaacgGCTGA